TGACATCGACGGCAAGGACCTGCACCTGCCCTGCGTGCCGTCGCACTCGTACCCCGTCTGCGCAAACTGCGGCCACGTCTCACCTCCTCCTTCATCGGATGACAAAGAATACGCGTGCAGCGTGTGCGGAGGCAAAAAAGCAGAGCACATCGTCATCCCGTGCGCCAAGTGCATCGAGGGGTCTAAAAAAGAGGCAAGGCGCCTCTACGAGTTTCTGACTGGCGACCTTGGCATCGACAGGCAGAACGTCCATACTTATTTTTCAGGCAACAACGGCTTTCACTTTCATGTGCAGGACGACGCGTACAGGCCGCTTGACTCGCAGGCGCGTTCGGACCTTGTGGGGTACCTTGCAGGCATCGGCCTCCTCGCAGAAAGCGTCGGCGTGCGCAGGTCGCCGGGAGGCGACAACAACCTTGCATTTGTCAAGTTCCCAAGGAGCGGCCTCGGCTCCGGTTGGCGCAAAAAGGTTGCCGACAAGCTAAAGATAGACACCACCTCGACCCTGCGGCTGACAAACATCGTCAGGGAAAAAGGCGGATACGCCGGCTTTAAGGCAGAACTTGACGCAATGACTCGCGAAATGGGAGTGAGGATAGACCCGCAGGTCACGACTGACGTCCACCGCGTTTTTCGCATGCCCGGCACGCTCAACAGCAAGAGCGGTCTTGCAAAGGTCAGGGTCAGCGACATAGAATCGTTTGACCCGTTTACCGACGCCTGCCTGCTTGGCGACGCAAAAGTAAAGGTGAGGCTAAAGGCGCACGCCAAGGTCCGGCTAAAGGGCGAAAACTACAACATCTCCAAGGAAACGGCCGAGCTTCCAGCGT
The sequence above is drawn from the Nitrososphaera viennensis EN76 genome and encodes:
- a CDS encoding DNA primase small subunit domain-containing protein, which codes for MSKGAPTTTATTANDAVRAAFREYYFKQAKMIEPPGDVEKREFGYMQFGGHGMVRHLSFKSTGELVATLITQVPSDVYCSNALYRFPTLAMQEKQWLGADLIFDIDGKDLHLPCVPSHSYPVCANCGHVSPPPSSDDKEYACSVCGGKKAEHIVIPCAKCIEGSKKEARRLYEFLTGDLGIDRQNVHTYFSGNNGFHFHVQDDAYRPLDSQARSDLVGYLAGIGLLAESVGVRRSPGGDNNLAFVKFPRSGLGSGWRKKVADKLKIDTTSTLRLTNIVREKGGYAGFKAELDAMTREMGVRIDPQVTTDVHRVFRMPGTLNSKSGLAKVRVSDIESFDPFTDACLLGDAKVKVRLKAHAKVRLKGENYNISKETAELPAYAAVYFICKGLAEAAATTAT